In Halopseudomonas xinjiangensis, a single genomic region encodes these proteins:
- a CDS encoding sterol desaturase family protein encodes MSIAVNALVFLATLAGMELFAWFAHKHIMHGWGWGWHRSHHEPRSGWFEKNDLYAVVFAGVAIALIALGTAGWHPLEWVGAGMTAYGFLYFVAHDGLVHRRWPFRYVPRRGYLKRLYQAHLMHHAVHDRQRCVSYGFLYAPPVSALRRQLRELHEGPLKSASLNEDESTTPADAAR; translated from the coding sequence ATGGAGCTGTTCGCCTGGTTCGCGCACAAGCACATCATGCACGGATGGGGCTGGGGCTGGCATCGCTCGCACCACGAGCCGCGCAGCGGCTGGTTCGAAAAGAATGACCTGTACGCGGTGGTCTTCGCTGGCGTCGCCATTGCGCTGATTGCGCTTGGCACTGCCGGCTGGCACCCGCTGGAGTGGGTAGGTGCCGGCATGACCGCCTACGGGTTTCTGTATTTCGTTGCGCATGACGGGCTGGTACACCGCCGCTGGCCTTTCCGCTACGTGCCTCGTCGCGGCTACCTCAAACGTCTTTATCAGGCGCACCTGATGCACCATGCGGTGCATGATCGTCAGCGCTGTGTATCGTACGGGTTTCTTTACGCGCCACCGGTATCCGCGCTGCGCCGTCAGCTTCGTGAGCTGCATGAGGGGCCACTCAAGAGCGCTTCGCTCAACGAGGACGAGTCCACAACCCCGGCGGACGCGGCTCGGTAG